In one Lycorma delicatula isolate Av1 chromosome 5, ASM4794821v1, whole genome shotgun sequence genomic region, the following are encoded:
- the LOC142325755 gene encoding venom carboxylesterase-6-like — translation MDATKEKVSHLFIVKTENGLIQGTFFKTLNGRILNAFYGIPFARPPVGNLRFEPPLEFNSSRSGIIYANETKEPCLQFNHYLLAKNNYPIIGNEDCLHLNVYSPNISENGNNLMEVIVFIHGGAFMFGTKDNFNPKYLLDKNNFVLVTISYRVGPLGFLSTGDNIVPGNNGLKDQVMALKWIQKNIKMFGGDPSEVTISGLSAGGASVHYHYFSEMSRNLFKRGISISGTAFCPWAQMDNPKEKTLKLASSLNCTANNTQILIDCLRDRPGHLILSKIKSLFMGWLYYPISPFGPTIEADNPERFLGDHPYNLMKDRKIHDLPWLVGFTTEEGLYPASEFIFNNNLMNELDQTWLDKAPYLLNYNLISDNKNKTEISKKIRTFYLNDTSISTSSGVNKLIEMISDRLFVNSIDKATKMQSKITNSPVYLYNFGYRGKHSLSVLFSDIETNVGVSHGDDVAYVLNSYFSCTENTNDSNMVNTMVNVWQMHLWPFKRLLLLKAL, via the exons ATGGATGCAACTAAAGAAAAggtttcacatttattt ATTGTAAAAACTGAAAACGGTTTAATTcaaggtacattttttaaaacgctAAACGGACGAATATTAAATGCATTTTACGGTATTCCATTTGCGAGACCGCCTGTAGGAAATCTTCGATTTGAGCCGCCGTTAGAATTTAATTCGTCAAGGTCTGGTATTATCTACGCTAATGAAACTAAAGAACCTTGTCTTCAGTTTAATCACTACTTACTcgcaaaaaataattatccaataATCGGTAACGAAGACTGCTTACATCTTAATGTTTATTCGCCGAATATTTCAGAAAACGGTAATAATTTAATGGAAGTTATTGTATTTATACACGGCGGTGCTTTTATGTTCGGTACAAAAGACAATTTTAAcccaaaatatttattagataaaaataatttcgttttagTGACTATATCGTATAGAGTCGGTCCGTTGGGATTTTTAAGTACAGGCGATAATATAGTACCAGGTAATAACGGATTAAAAGACCAAGTAATGGCATTAAAGtggatacaaaaaaatattaaaatgttcggCGGTGATCCGTCTGAAGTGACTATCAGCGGTTTGTCAGCAGGAGGCGCTAGCGTTCATTaccattatttttcagaaatgtcCCGTAATCTTTTTAAACGAGGTATATCGATCAGCGGTACAGCGTTTTGTCCGTGGGCTCAAATGGACAATccgaaagaaaaaactttaaaattagcgTCATCGTTAAATTGTACAGCAAATAACACACAGATTTTAATCGATTGTTTACGCGATCGACCAggacatttaattttatcaaaaattaagtcGTTATTTATGGGTTGGTTGTATTATCCGATATCACCGTTCGGTCCGACGATCGAAGCGGATAATCCTGAACGTTTTCTTGGAGATCATCCTTATAATTTGATGAAAGATCGTAAAATCCACGATTTACCGTGGTTAGTCGGATTTACTACCGAAGAAGGATTATATCCGGCATccgaatttatatttaataataatttaatgaatgaactcGATCAAACATGGTTGGATAAAGCgccgtatttattaaattacaatttaattagcgataataaaaataaaactgaaataagtaaaaaaattagaacgTTTTATTTAAACGATACATCTATATCGACATCGAGCGGAGTCAATAAATTGATAGAAATGATCAGCGatagattatttgtaaattctaTCGACAAAGCGACAAAAATGCAGTCAAAAATAACAAACTCAcccgtatatttatataattttggataTAGAGGTAAACATAGTTTATCCGTATTATTTAGCGATATAGAAACAAATGTCGGTGTCAGTCACGGTGACGATGTGGCGTatgtattaaatagttatttttcgtGTACAGAAAATACAAATGATAGCAACATGGTAAATACTATGGTAAATGTGTG gcagATGCATTTGTGGCCTTTTAAAAGATTACTGCTTTTAAAAGCTCTTTGA